One Candidatus Omnitrophota bacterium DNA segment encodes these proteins:
- the tuf gene encoding elongation factor Tu, with protein sequence MAKEKFVRTKPHINIGTIGHVDHGKTTLTSAITLALSKAGFAEAKSYEQIDNAPEEKERGLTINISHVEYQTEKRHYAHIDCPGHADYIKNMITGAAQMDGAILVVSAADGAMPQTREHILLARQVNVPSLVVFLNKVDQVEDKELLDLVELEIRDLLNKYKFPGDKTPIIKGSALKAMEAGGDPNNEAVKPILELMKAVDEFIPAPKRETDKPFLMAIEDVFSISGRGTVGTGRIERGIVKINEEVDIVGLRPEIHKTVVTGIEMFRKLLDEGQAGDNVGLLLRGVEKNDLEKGMVLAKPGSITPHTKFKSQVYILNKEEGGRHTPFFAGYRPQFYFRTTDVTGSVKLPQGVEMVMPGDNIELEVELIIPVAVEKETRFAIREGGHTVGAGVVSEIIA encoded by the coding sequence ATGGCTAAGGAAAAATTTGTAAGAACTAAACCCCATATTAACATCGGCACTATTGGCCACGTTGATCATGGGAAGACAACTCTTACTTCTGCTATCACGCTTGCTTTGAGCAAGGCTGGTTTTGCAGAGGCAAAAAGCTACGAACAGATTGATAACGCACCAGAGGAAAAAGAGAGAGGTTTGACAATCAATATCTCTCATGTAGAATACCAGACAGAAAAGCGACATTATGCGCATATCGACTGTCCTGGACACGCTGATTATATTAAGAATATGATTACCGGCGCGGCTCAGATGGATGGCGCTATCCTTGTTGTTTCAGCTGCAGATGGCGCAATGCCTCAAACTCGAGAGCACATTCTTCTTGCGCGTCAGGTTAATGTTCCATCCTTGGTAGTCTTCTTGAATAAGGTTGATCAGGTAGAAGATAAAGAGCTGCTGGATTTGGTGGAGCTAGAAATCCGTGATTTGCTTAATAAATATAAGTTTCCTGGGGATAAAACTCCGATCATAAAGGGAAGTGCCCTTAAAGCTATGGAAGCAGGCGGAGATCCCAATAATGAAGCCGTGAAACCTATATTAGAGCTGATGAAGGCTGTAGATGAATTCATTCCTGCTCCGAAAAGAGAAACAGATAAGCCGTTTTTGATGGCTATTGAAGACGTCTTTTCAATTTCTGGCCGTGGAACTGTTGGCACAGGAAGGATCGAAAGAGGCATTGTCAAGATTAATGAGGAAGTTGATATCGTAGGTTTGAGACCAGAAATCCACAAGACTGTTGTTACGGGAATTGAAATGTTTCGTAAACTTCTTGATGAAGGTCAAGCTGGAGATAACGTAGGATTGCTTTTACGCGGCGTAGAAAAAAATGATTTAGAAAAAGGGATGGTTTTGGCAAAACCAGGTTCAATAACCCCTCATACAAAATTTAAATCTCAAGTGTATATACTCAACAAAGAAGAAGGCGGAAGGCACACACCGTTCTTTGCTGGTTACAGGCCACAATTTTATTTCCGCACGACTGATGTTACAGGTTCAGTCAAACTACCACAAGGCGTAGAGATGGTTATGCCAGGTGATAATATTGAACTAGAGGTAGAGTTGATTATACCTGTTGCCGTTGAGAAAGAGACTCGCTTTGCAATCCGTGAAGGTGGACATACGGTTGGTGCAGGCGTGGTTAGCGAAATTATAGCATAA
- the rplB gene encoding 50S ribosomal protein L2 → MAIKKYKPVTPALRWTITSGFDGLTKKKREKSLCTDLRKSGGRNSLGRITVRHRGGGRKRQYRIIDFKRDKRDMPAIVIAIEYDPNRSARIALLKYEDGEKRYIIAPTGLVEGNQVLASENPNTEIKIGNCLSLKLIPPGTPIHNIELRRGLGGIIVRSAGSSAVITAKEGKFAQVKLPSGELRLVGLDCMATIGNVSNSEHSSLMYGKAGRRRWLGIRPSVRGVAMNPIDHPHGGGEGKAGQGNPHPVTPWGKPTKGFKTRKKTKYSDKFIIKRIN, encoded by the coding sequence ATGGCTATAAAAAAATATAAACCAGTAACACCTGCTCTCAGATGGACTATAACTTCAGGCTTTGATGGGTTAACCAAGAAAAAGAGAGAGAAAAGCCTCTGCACAGACCTTAGAAAAAGTGGTGGCAGGAATAGTCTTGGCCGCATTACTGTTAGGCATCGAGGCGGCGGCCGTAAGCGTCAATATCGCATTATTGATTTTAAGCGCGATAAAAGAGATATGCCTGCAATAGTTATTGCTATTGAGTATGATCCGAATCGAAGCGCAAGAATCGCATTACTTAAATATGAAGATGGCGAGAAACGCTATATTATTGCGCCGACTGGTTTAGTTGAAGGAAATCAAGTCCTGGCAAGCGAGAATCCAAATACTGAAATTAAGATAGGCAATTGCTTATCACTAAAGTTGATACCACCTGGTACGCCCATACATAATATTGAGCTAAGACGTGGCCTTGGAGGCATAATTGTTCGCAGTGCAGGTTCATCAGCTGTGATTACTGCTAAGGAGGGGAAATTCGCTCAAGTTAAATTGCCTTCGGGAGAATTAAGGCTCGTTGGTCTAGATTGTATGGCGACGATTGGAAATGTAAGTAATAGTGAACATAGTTCTTTAATGTATGGAAAGGCAGGTAGACGGCGCTGGCTTGGCATAAGACCTTCGGTTCGTGGAGTGGCAATGAACCCCATTGATCATCCTCATGGTGGAGGCGAAGGTAAGGCAGGACAAGGTAATCCTCATCCTGTAACCCCTTGGGGAAAACCAACGAAAGGTTTTAAGACAAGAAAAAAGACGAAATATTCAGATAAATTCATTATAAAACGAATTAACTAA
- the rplC gene encoding 50S ribosomal protein L3 — translation MQTCGILGRKLGMTQVFDENGTCIAVTLIEAGPCVVLKSYSKGDIFKLQLGFEDVKKTSKENRIKKPQLGQFRKIKVAPKRIIKEVKFSSKEVPAIGSEITADIFKKGDYVDIRGTSIGKGFQGGMKRWHWAGGFKTHGSTSHRRVGSIGASAYPSRVVKGHHMPGHMGNRKVTTQNIKVIEVVAGDNLLVVKGAVVGHKNNLLVIQKAIKKHGQIKDNETK, via the coding sequence ATGCAAACTTGTGGCATTTTAGGAAGAAAGCTTGGCATGACGCAGGTTTTCGATGAGAATGGAACATGCATTGCTGTAACCCTGATTGAGGCCGGTCCCTGCGTAGTACTTAAAAGCTATTCAAAGGGTGATATTTTTAAGCTTCAGTTGGGATTTGAGGATGTAAAAAAGACTTCTAAAGAAAACCGCATCAAGAAGCCACAATTAGGGCAATTTCGAAAAATAAAGGTTGCACCTAAAAGGATTATCAAAGAAGTAAAATTTTCTTCTAAAGAAGTGCCGGCAATTGGCTCCGAAATCACCGCCGATATTTTTAAAAAAGGTGACTATGTTGACATAAGAGGGACCTCTATTGGGAAAGGTTTTCAAGGAGGTATGAAGCGCTGGCATTGGGCGGGTGGATTCAAAACGCATGGTTCAACTAGCCATCGTCGTGTTGGTTCAATAGGTGCAAGTGCCTATCCATCTCGCGTTGTTAAAGGCCATCATATGCCCGGACATATGGGCAACAGAAAAGTAACCACACAAAATATTAAGGTTATAGAAGTGGTGGCGGGAGATAATCTATTGGTTGTGAAAGGCGCTGTGGTAGGACATAAGAATAACCTGCTTGTAATTCAAAAGGCAATAAAGAAGCATGGACAAATAAAAGACAATGAAACAAAATAA
- the fusA gene encoding elongation factor G, whose protein sequence is MSKENDLGNIRNIGIIAHIDAGKTTTTERMLFYSGKIYKIGEVDSGTATMDWMPQEQERGITITAAATTILWKTKRINIIDTPGHVDFTIEVERSLKILDGCVVIFCAVGGVESQSETVWRQADHYKVPRIAFINKMDRMGADFFNVVNEVKERLNKHVAPIQLPVGKEESFEGIIDLISGKFVKSQDDLGIKLDYLPIPDDLQSFFSQHRNNLIEKLAEVDDHIMNKFVHSEEVTTEEIKQAIREAVINNKFVPILCGSSFKNKGVQLLLEAVCDYLPSPLDLPPIKGIEPKSGEYEERIASDHAPMCSLCFKIITDPYVGRLNYVRVYSGVLKSGSYIYNAMQRCRERVSKIVQMHANKQQIVDELSTGDIGAVVGLKEVRSGDTLTDESYPILLESMHFPKPVISLAIEPKTKIDQDKLGMSLKKLEEEDPSFRVTYNSETGQTVISGMGQLHLEIAVNRLLREFNVEANVGRPQVAYNETITKKVNSVGKFVKQTGGHGQYGHVVITMAPSEAKGSGVTFTDRIKSGAIPREFIPSVKKGILESAKSGAIAGFAVTDIDVELVDGSFHEVDSSEIAFKMAAAIAFRDGMRKANAVLLEPIMDVEVVTPFEFLGQVISDLNGRRGRVIALGQRVNVRTVRADVPLAELFDYANALRSLTQGRASYTMEPSYYSEVPSHIKEKIMYATSTGA, encoded by the coding sequence ATGTCAAAAGAGAACGATTTAGGCAATATAAGAAATATTGGGATCATCGCCCATATTGACGCAGGAAAGACTACAACTACCGAGCGTATGCTTTTTTATTCGGGGAAGATTTATAAAATTGGCGAGGTAGATTCAGGTACGGCGACTATGGATTGGATGCCTCAGGAGCAGGAAAGGGGCATAACTATTACGGCTGCGGCAACAACGATTCTTTGGAAGACCAAAAGAATCAATATTATTGATACGCCTGGCCATGTCGACTTTACGATTGAAGTCGAACGTTCGCTTAAAATTTTAGATGGCTGTGTTGTTATCTTTTGTGCTGTTGGAGGAGTTGAATCTCAGAGCGAGACAGTATGGCGGCAAGCAGACCATTATAAGGTTCCCAGGATTGCATTTATAAATAAGATGGATAGAATGGGAGCTGATTTCTTCAATGTAGTCAATGAGGTAAAGGAACGCTTGAATAAACATGTTGCTCCAATACAGTTGCCAGTTGGAAAGGAAGAAAGCTTCGAAGGAATTATTGACTTGATCTCAGGCAAATTCGTTAAATCTCAGGATGATTTAGGCATAAAATTAGATTATTTGCCTATCCCTGATGATTTGCAATCGTTTTTTTCTCAACACCGTAACAACTTAATAGAAAAGCTTGCTGAGGTTGATGATCATATTATGAATAAATTCGTTCATAGCGAAGAGGTGACTACAGAGGAGATCAAGCAAGCAATAAGAGAGGCGGTTATAAATAATAAATTTGTTCCGATATTATGTGGCTCTTCTTTTAAGAATAAAGGAGTTCAGCTTTTACTTGAGGCAGTATGCGACTATTTGCCTTCGCCTTTAGATTTGCCGCCGATTAAAGGCATAGAGCCAAAGAGCGGCGAATATGAAGAAAGGATAGCCTCTGATCATGCTCCAATGTGTAGCCTATGCTTTAAGATTATAACCGATCCGTATGTCGGTAGACTAAATTATGTCAGGGTTTATTCTGGGGTATTAAAGTCTGGCAGTTACATATATAATGCTATGCAACGTTGTCGAGAGCGGGTGAGCAAAATCGTTCAGATGCATGCTAATAAACAGCAAATTGTTGATGAGCTTTCAACAGGTGATATCGGAGCAGTTGTGGGATTAAAAGAAGTAAGATCAGGTGATACCTTAACAGATGAATCTTATCCAATCCTTTTGGAATCAATGCATTTTCCTAAACCAGTAATCTCATTGGCAATTGAGCCCAAGACTAAAATTGATCAGGATAAATTAGGTATGTCGCTTAAAAAACTTGAAGAGGAAGATCCTTCTTTTCGTGTCACGTATAATTCTGAGACTGGTCAGACTGTAATTTCAGGCATGGGTCAGCTGCATTTAGAGATTGCTGTAAATAGGTTACTTCGTGAATTCAATGTTGAAGCAAACGTAGGCAGGCCGCAGGTGGCTTATAACGAAACAATTACAAAAAAGGTGAATTCTGTGGGAAAGTTTGTCAAGCAAACTGGTGGGCACGGCCAATATGGACACGTGGTTATTACGATGGCACCTTCAGAGGCCAAAGGTAGTGGCGTTACCTTTACTGATAGAATTAAATCCGGCGCAATACCCAGAGAATTTATCCCATCTGTTAAAAAAGGTATATTAGAGTCTGCTAAGAGTGGGGCAATTGCCGGCTTTGCAGTAACTGATATTGATGTAGAGCTAGTTGATGGTTCATTCCACGAAGTAGATTCTTCTGAGATTGCTTTTAAGATGGCCGCAGCGATTGCCTTTCGTGACGGTATGAGAAAGGCGAATGCTGTCTTACTTGAACCGATAATGGATGTTGAGGTTGTTACTCCTTTTGAATTTTTAGGCCAGGTTATTAGTGATTTAAACGGGAGGCGGGGGCGCGTAATAGCGTTAGGTCAACGTGTAAATGTACGCACTGTACGCGCTGATGTACCGTTGGCAGAACTTTTTGATTATGCTAATGCCTTGCGTTCTTTAACCCAAGGTCGTGCATCCTATACTATGGAGCCCTCTTATTATTCAGAGGTGCCTTCACATATAAAAGAGAAAATAATGTACGCAACATCGACAGGTGCTTAA
- the rplW gene encoding 50S ribosomal protein L23 has product MITRFDIIKSLVRTEKGTSYLEPYGKYLFWVAKYANKLQIKKAVEQIYKVKVKKINTQICPGKLKKVRYQYGKTPDWKRATVTLVEGQKIETT; this is encoded by the coding sequence ATGATAACTAGATTTGACATAATCAAGAGTCTTGTACGTACAGAAAAAGGCACGTCTTACTTAGAGCCATATGGCAAATATCTATTTTGGGTTGCAAAATATGCCAACAAACTGCAAATAAAAAAGGCAGTTGAGCAAATTTATAAAGTTAAAGTAAAAAAGATAAATACTCAAATTTGTCCTGGTAAATTGAAGAAAGTGCGTTATCAGTATGGAAAAACCCCTGATTGGAAAAGGGCAACCGTAACTTTAGTAGAGGGTCAAAAAATAGAGACCACTTAA
- the rpsL gene encoding 30S ribosomal protein S12, with amino-acid sequence MPTISQLIRKRRVAKKKKTKSPALMGCPQRRGVCLQVRTMTPKKPNSALRKIARVRLTTTSEVSAYIPGEGHNLQEHSIVLVRGGRVKDLPGVRYHIVRGSLDTLGVANRKKSRSKYGAKRPKQ; translated from the coding sequence ATGCCAACAATTTCCCAATTAATTAGAAAACGAAGGGTAGCCAAAAAAAAGAAGACAAAATCACCTGCGTTAATGGGATGTCCGCAAAGAAGAGGCGTATGTCTGCAGGTACGAACAATGACACCTAAAAAACCAAATTCGGCTTTGCGTAAGATTGCCCGTGTCAGGTTGACTACTACTAGTGAGGTATCAGCCTATATACCAGGCGAAGGGCATAATCTTCAGGAACACTCAATTGTATTAGTTCGCGGCGGCAGGGTTAAGGATTTACCAGGTGTTAGATATCATATAGTGCGTGGTTCGCTGGATACTCTGGGAGTTGCAAATAGAAAGAAATCGCGTTCCAAATATGGAGCAAAAAGGCCTAAACAATGA
- the rplD gene encoding 50S ribosomal protein L4, with the protein MKQNKVLAKEIALQDISGKEIDKIKLPKIFSDVDVKPFLLHRAVSMYQNNEKCKLAATKNRGDVSGGGAKPWRQKGTGRARVGSNRNPIWKGGGVAFGPIPRNSHYSIPKRLKREALRHSIIDRFNEKAITILDKLKIEKPKTKLLFSILTTLNIKNKVLLLLSESDENILFAARNIPFLEVKLASNVNAYDVLKSKRLVLTKAALQKIVDRIK; encoded by the coding sequence ATGAAACAAAATAAGGTTTTAGCAAAAGAAATAGCGCTACAGGATATTAGCGGAAAAGAAATAGACAAGATTAAGCTGCCGAAGATATTTTCGGATGTAGACGTTAAGCCCTTCTTGTTGCATAGGGCAGTTTCAATGTATCAAAACAATGAAAAATGCAAATTGGCAGCTACTAAAAATAGGGGTGATGTTTCTGGTGGTGGTGCTAAGCCTTGGCGTCAGAAAGGAACTGGCAGGGCCAGGGTAGGTTCCAATAGAAATCCAATATGGAAAGGCGGTGGCGTTGCCTTTGGCCCCATACCGCGCAACAGCCATTACAGCATTCCCAAAAGGTTAAAGCGAGAAGCTCTAAGGCATTCAATAATTGATAGGTTTAATGAAAAGGCAATAACCATCTTAGACAAATTAAAAATCGAAAAACCAAAAACCAAACTTTTATTTTCTATTTTAACTACGCTTAATATCAAAAATAAGGTATTATTACTTTTGTCAGAATCTGATGAGAATATACTGTTTGCAGCAAGGAATATTCCCTTTTTAGAAGTAAAATTGGCTTCTAATGTTAACGCCTACGACGTTCTGAAATCTAAGAGGCTTGTCCTTACAAAGGCAGCTTTGCAAAAAATAGTGGATAGAATAAAATGA
- the rpsJ gene encoding 30S ribosomal protein S10, which produces MLMQKIRIRLKAFDHRLLDQSTIEIVEAAKRTGAKVSGPIPLPTKKELYTVLKSPVIDKKAREQFQLATHKRLIELIEPTAKTVDALRKLNLPSGVDVEIK; this is translated from the coding sequence ATTTTAATGCAAAAGATAAGGATACGTCTTAAGGCATTTGATCACCGATTGCTGGATCAATCAACAATTGAAATTGTTGAGGCAGCAAAAAGAACGGGGGCAAAGGTTTCAGGTCCGATTCCCTTGCCTACCAAAAAAGAGCTCTATACTGTTCTAAAGTCTCCGGTGATTGACAAGAAAGCCAGAGAACAATTTCAACTGGCCACGCATAAGCGTTTAATTGAGCTAATAGAGCCTACAGCAAAAACAGTGGATGCCTTAAGGAAGCTCAACCTTCCTTCTGGTGTTGATGTGGAGATCAAATAA
- the rpsG gene encoding 30S ribosomal protein S7 → MRRKSKSKKELLPDPKYKSRVVTKFINMLMHEGKKSVAERILYGSLEILQKKTNEDAIKALNKSIENARPRLEVKPRRVGGATYQVPIEVNQARGTALALRWIRDFARSKKGRTMQLRLAEELFSAYKGEGATIKKRDDTHKMAEANKAFAHFRW, encoded by the coding sequence ATGAGAAGGAAATCAAAATCTAAAAAAGAATTATTACCTGATCCAAAATACAAAAGTCGGGTTGTAACTAAATTTATAAATATGCTAATGCATGAAGGCAAGAAATCTGTCGCAGAGAGGATTCTTTACGGTTCGTTGGAGATTTTACAGAAAAAGACAAACGAAGATGCAATAAAGGCGTTAAATAAATCTATTGAAAATGCTCGGCCGCGTCTTGAGGTTAAGCCTCGACGTGTTGGCGGCGCAACCTATCAGGTACCTATAGAGGTGAATCAGGCTAGGGGTACGGCCTTGGCCTTGCGATGGATACGAGATTTCGCACGCTCTAAAAAGGGCAGGACAATGCAGTTGCGATTGGCTGAGGAACTCTTCTCTGCTTATAAAGGGGAAGGCGCAACAATAAAGAAAAGAGATGACACTCACAAAATGGCAGAGGCAAACAAAGCCTTCGCTCACTTTAGATGGTAA